The stretch of DNA aaacatagataTTGGCTTGAATTCTAGTTAGAGTCAAGATTTTCAGGTCTTTCAATATTGATTTATAGATTTAAGACAAgattgaatttcttatcaaaactGTTGTTAGAATAGTTTGATTGACAAAACTGGGAGCAAAGTTTTGTTTGTAGGacttattttcattattagaTCTAGCTTAGATCTCTAGGGCTGTTAAGACTTGACTGTTTAACgagattctttaatttttgaaaactaaCTTTGATCTTTTTTAGCCAAGTTTTTGAATTCAATTCTCCGATCCGAagatcaaaaaagaattttgagataaattttgGATCGGACGATCAGAAATGAAAACCTGATAAACTTGACtacttgaattatttttttaaatctttaaaataaattaaatcactAAAAACAAAGCAATTTTACGTTAAATTTCTTATATAGAAGTTACATtcttaaagataaattaaggTCTAATTATCCGTTGAAACGTTTTCTacttaagaaaataagaagacaGATTTTCAGTCGTTTTTAGGTTAattattcttcttattttctgcAATAATAATTTACGGTCGATCACATCACCTTTGAATGATTTCTACttatcttttataatttttcagcgacgtttcgactTGATTACAATTTTCAGAGTTTAGTCTATTCtcttatataatttttggtGTAAAATATACCTTAAAGatgaataaatctttttaaaaatttacagaaaaatCTCTGGAAAGCATATACTTAGgccaataaaatcaatacaatGCAATAAAGTCGAAACGTCGctagaaatcataaaaaaaaacaaggaaaaacGTCTTCCAACAAAAGATAACGTGATAGTAACTTGAATTAATGTAAAGTAGagcaaaaaatctcataaaacaaccgataagaaattaaaaaaaaaaaactcaaaaatttagaaaattatttaaaaaattaaaaaaaatcatacctGAGATGTGTAGGGAAGACTTCTGTGATGAGACAGTCAAGGGCTGCATTACCGCAGGATATCACGCCACTAAAGACAGCCGATACAATGAGATTGTGTGTCTTGTTGTAGACAAAGAACATCCCGGCTGAGCAAAGACCAGCCGATACTGTACTGAAGACcaggaagaattttcttcctagACGATCCATGCCGATAACAGCGAGGATATTGGCGGGAAGGGCTGATGCGACCGTAATGAGGGATTCCATGAAGACTGTACTGGGTATTTTGGCGGAACAAACGCCACTGTCTGAGTGCGATCCCGAGCTAACGACGTAACTCGTCACTTCGCACACGGATGCCTCCTCGCCAGGATGATTCCTTGCGTACTCATCGAAACGATTGAACAGCTCCGGGAACCACATCATAAGGCCGTAGTAGCCAATGTGGAAGGTAAAGTTGATCGTGATGGAGATAATGGTGAATTTAACAATGGGCGACATGAAGAGTTGCTTGCTGTTGTCCATAATGTCCGCCAACATGGTAACGTACTTTCCCTTAATGGGCTTTGATGTGTTCTCAAGTTCATTCTGGAGCTTTGAGTCAATCAGCAATTCCTTCACGGGATAGAGATCCTTGGATTTTCCTGTGTTTGTGACAAAGATACCCCGAAAGATGGCCAGAGCCTCCTCATTGCGCCCCTGAGCTAGTAGGAACTTGGGACTCTCGGGCAGGTACAGCAGCAATGCTGCAACAAGGAATGATGGCAGGGAACAGACCATAAGGAAAATACGCCATGAGTTGTAGATGAAGTACGGTGTGTAGAGGCCAATGGTCGAGGGGATGATCAGCCATGCTAGACCAGCAACAAAGAGGTTGCCCAATGTCCAGAAGGCCGCCATGAAGCTAAGCATGGAGCCACGCTTGGACTTTGGCTGAAATTCGGCAAAGTAAGACCAAATGACCGGTCCACTCCCGCCCAATCTGGAATAGATGAGTTAGAAGCGCAAATTGAG from Lutzomyia longipalpis isolate SR_M1_2022 chromosome 1, ASM2433408v1 encodes:
- the LOC129786029 gene encoding synaptic vesicle glycoprotein 2B-like is translated as MVESDSDTNTSSNCNVTDDRLKNGVGSKELELKNISAPINSNSRSDFAQLTLEASHIKEKSLKDPEKGHNLKADFEEAIEHAGYGRFHYILLGICGLVSTSEEMDVISMSFILPSAQCDLSLNTQTKGWLNSIIFIGMMVGAYAWGSVADSLGRKKVLIVISVMNAMCIVASSFCQTYALFMVFRFLNGAALGGSGPVIWSYFAEFQPKSKRGSMLSFMAAFWTLGNLFVAGLAWLIIPSTIGLYTPYFIYNSWRIFLMVCSLPSFLVAALLLYLPESPKFLLAQGRNEEALAIFRGIFVTNTGKSKDLYPVKELLIDSKLQNELENTSKPIKGKYVTMLADIMDNSKQLFMSPIVKFTIISITINFTFHIGYYGLMMWFPELFNRFDEYARNHPGEEASVCEVTSYVVSSGSHSDSGVCSAKIPSTVFMESLITVASALPANILAVIGMDRLGRKFFLVFSTVSAGLCSAGMFFVYNKTHNLIVSAVFSGVISCGNAALDCLITEVFPTHLRATGVAISMVAARLGGIIGNVVIATLLDMYCPAPTFIVAFLLAGGGLMCLFLPNTTRTALS